The following are encoded together in the Burkholderiales bacterium genome:
- a CDS encoding universal stress protein, with protein MKKILLPVDGSSNSLKAVRHAVNRSVGGEALELHLLHVREPFSQHIARFARRRDRMGYHRDQAEKALEPARKLLAQFNIPYCSHVQLGNRAETIVRFAETLGAAEILIGTARKNSITRILEDSTTFKVLESSSVPVGVVAGDAISPLERYGAPVTVAAVVALLIAAIE; from the coding sequence ATGAAAAAGATATTACTGCCCGTCGACGGCTCGTCCAATTCACTCAAGGCCGTGCGCCACGCGGTGAATCGCTCCGTCGGCGGCGAAGCGCTCGAGCTCCATCTGTTGCACGTGCGCGAGCCGTTCTCGCAGCACATCGCGCGCTTCGCGCGGCGCCGCGACCGCATGGGGTACCATCGCGACCAGGCCGAGAAGGCGCTCGAGCCCGCGCGCAAGCTTCTCGCGCAGTTCAACATCCCTTACTGCTCGCACGTGCAGCTTGGCAACCGCGCCGAAACGATCGTGCGTTTCGCGGAGACGCTCGGCGCCGCCGAGATCCTCATCGGGACGGCACGCAAGAACTCCATCACGCGGATCCTGGAAGACTCGACCACCTTCAAGGTCCTGGAATCCTCGTCCGTACCGGTGGGGGTGGTCGCGGGCGACGCGATCTCCCCGTTGGAGCGATACGGCGCGCCGGTCACCGTGGCGGCCGTCGTCGCCCTGCTGATCGCCGCAATCGAATGA
- a CDS encoding EF-hand domain-containing protein: MKYVLRMVVTIAAAVWMQGALASDQYNYETRVGRELATLFDSLDRNRDAQVSREEAGGDVNFLPVFDDIDVNRNGLVTRGELRDALERRYGSHAADAGLEVFAVSGEGAAGTP, translated from the coding sequence ATGAAATATGTTCTGCGCATGGTAGTAACCATAGCGGCGGCCGTATGGATGCAAGGCGCGCTCGCAAGCGACCAGTACAACTATGAGACCCGGGTGGGCAGGGAGCTGGCGACGCTGTTCGATTCGCTCGACCGCAACCGTGACGCGCAGGTGTCCCGTGAGGAGGCCGGAGGCGACGTCAATTTCCTGCCCGTGTTCGACGACATCGACGTCAATCGAAACGGCCTGGTGACGAGAGGCGAGCTGCGTGATGCCCTCGAGCGCCGCTACGGGTCCCACGCGGCCGATGCCGGGCTCGAGGTGTTTGCGGTGAGCGGTGAAGGGGCGGCAGGCACGCCGTGA
- the pyk gene encoding pyruvate kinase, producing MTWQRTKIVCTLGPATDTPGVLAAMVRAGMDVARINLSHGTDADHARRIRLVREVSRDCGEPVAVLIDLPGPKFRLGDIAGGSRPLPDGARVILAEDGPGADVLPVRQREVLAALQPGHSVYLADGAVELRVVAATADRVACEVVMGGTVRSGSGLNVPESDLPGLVPTAQDRTLLAFAASQGVDWIGVSFVQAAADLARVRECLPDAAAPLLMAKIEKRRALASLDEIVESADGIMVARGDLGVETDLAEIPLVQKRIIAAANARARPVITATQMLESMVEHDHPTRAEVTDVANAVLDGTDAVMLSAESAVGRNPVAAVNILRRVVAATESEYAPRISAAKLHATDAVRPGDAIAFSACQLAKQLDARAIVIDVRTAHQAAALAQFRPTAPILAFAATEKLRHALALVSSVSPLDASDREDPRPRLARAAQWLYARALAQPHQSVVVVSSADADDSDDMLRVARLPA from the coding sequence ATGACCTGGCAACGGACCAAGATCGTGTGCACGCTGGGACCCGCGACAGACACGCCGGGCGTTTTGGCGGCAATGGTGCGCGCCGGCATGGACGTAGCCCGCATCAACCTTTCGCACGGCACGGACGCGGATCACGCACGGCGTATCCGGTTGGTGCGCGAGGTCAGCCGCGATTGCGGCGAACCCGTGGCCGTGCTGATCGATTTGCCCGGCCCGAAGTTTCGCCTCGGCGACATAGCCGGCGGCTCGCGGCCTCTACCGGATGGCGCGCGCGTGATCCTGGCCGAAGACGGGCCCGGCGCGGATGTGCTGCCGGTCAGGCAGCGTGAAGTTCTTGCGGCCCTGCAGCCCGGCCACAGCGTGTATCTCGCTGACGGCGCCGTCGAGCTGCGGGTGGTGGCTGCGACGGCGGATCGCGTGGCGTGCGAGGTCGTCATGGGCGGCACGGTTCGATCGGGATCCGGGCTCAACGTGCCGGAATCCGATCTACCGGGCCTCGTCCCGACGGCGCAGGACCGCACCCTCCTCGCCTTCGCGGCGTCGCAAGGCGTCGATTGGATCGGCGTCTCCTTCGTCCAGGCCGCTGCGGATCTCGCGCGTGTTCGGGAATGTCTTCCGGATGCTGCCGCGCCGCTGTTGATGGCCAAGATCGAAAAGCGCCGCGCGCTCGCGTCGCTGGACGAAATCGTCGAAAGCGCCGACGGCATCATGGTCGCGCGTGGAGATCTCGGCGTGGAGACCGACCTCGCCGAGATACCGCTCGTTCAGAAGCGCATCATCGCGGCGGCGAACGCGAGAGCGCGTCCGGTGATCACCGCGACCCAGATGCTCGAGTCGATGGTCGAGCACGACCATCCCACGCGCGCCGAGGTCACGGACGTGGCCAATGCGGTATTGGACGGGACGGACGCCGTAATGCTGTCGGCCGAAAGCGCTGTCGGTCGCAATCCGGTCGCTGCCGTGAACATCCTGCGACGCGTGGTTGCCGCGACCGAGAGCGAGTACGCACCCCGGATCTCCGCGGCGAAGTTGCATGCGACCGATGCAGTACGCCCCGGGGACGCGATTGCGTTCTCTGCGTGCCAGCTCGCGAAGCAGCTCGACGCCCGGGCGATCGTCATCGACGTGCGCACGGCACACCAGGCCGCCGCTCTCGCCCAATTTCGGCCGACCGCGCCGATACTCGCGTTCGCAGCAACCGAGAAGCTCCGTCACGCTCTGGCGCTCGTCTCGAGTGTGTCGCCCCTTGACGCATCTGACCGGGAGGACCCGCGGCCGCGGTTGGCACGAGCGGCACAGTGGCTCTATGCACGCGCATTGGCGCAACCTCACCAATCGGTTGTCGTCGTGTCGAGTGCCGACGCCGACGATAGTGACGATATGCTGCGCGTCGCACGGCTTCCGGCCTAG
- a CDS encoding NAD(P)-dependent alcohol dehydrogenase, protein MKAAVFERPGRIVLREKPIPRVGPTDALLRITTTTICGTDVHILKGEYPVAPGLTIGHEPVGVIEAVGSAVVGYTPGQRAIAGAITPCGQCNTCLDGQHSHCGGKLMGGWRFGNTIDGCQAEYVLVPNADANLAPIPDGLTDEQVLMCPDIMSTGFSGAESGSVRIGDAVAVFAQGPIGLCATAGAKLRGATLIVAVDTLPERLAMAKRMGADVVLDYRKTDVVPEIMRLTGGRGVDVAIEALGTQQTFESCLRVLKPAGVLSSLGVYSGKLELPLDAFAAGLGDHKVITTLCPGGKERMRRLMNVIDSDRVDLGGLVTHRFKLDQIEEAYDLFANQRDGVVKVAITP, encoded by the coding sequence ATGAAGGCTGCCGTATTCGAGCGCCCAGGCCGCATCGTGCTGCGCGAGAAGCCGATACCGCGCGTCGGCCCGACCGACGCGCTTCTTCGGATCACGACGACCACGATCTGTGGTACGGACGTGCATATACTGAAAGGTGAATATCCCGTCGCGCCCGGCCTGACGATCGGCCACGAGCCCGTGGGGGTGATCGAGGCCGTAGGATCGGCCGTCGTCGGCTATACGCCGGGCCAGCGCGCAATAGCCGGCGCGATCACGCCGTGCGGCCAATGCAATACGTGCCTCGACGGACAGCACTCGCACTGCGGCGGCAAGCTCATGGGCGGCTGGCGCTTCGGCAACACCATCGACGGCTGTCAGGCGGAGTATGTGCTCGTGCCCAATGCCGACGCGAACCTTGCGCCCATACCGGACGGGCTCACCGACGAGCAGGTGCTCATGTGTCCGGACATCATGAGCACAGGTTTCAGCGGGGCGGAGAGCGGCTCAGTGCGTATCGGCGATGCGGTAGCCGTGTTCGCGCAGGGTCCGATCGGTCTCTGTGCGACGGCGGGCGCCAAGCTTCGCGGCGCCACCCTGATCGTTGCCGTGGACACGCTGCCGGAGCGCCTCGCGATGGCGAAGCGCATGGGCGCCGATGTCGTCCTCGATTACCGGAAAACCGACGTCGTGCCGGAAATCATGCGACTGACGGGCGGGCGCGGCGTCGACGTCGCGATCGAGGCGCTCGGGACGCAGCAGACCTTCGAAAGCTGCTTGCGCGTCCTGAAACCCGCGGGCGTGCTGTCGAGCCTCGGTGTCTACTCGGGGAAGCTCGAGCTTCCGCTCGACGCATTCGCGGCGGGTCTCGGGGATCACAAGGTGATCACCACCCTGTGTCCCGGCGGCAAGGAGCGCATGCGCCGCCTGATGAACGTGATCGATTCGGACCGTGTCGATCTCGGGGGGCTGGTCACGCATCGTTTCAAGCTGGACCAGATCGAAGAAGCTTACGATCTGTTTGCGAACCAGCGCGACGGCGTGGTGAAGGTCGCTATCACACCCTGA
- a CDS encoding universal stress protein encodes MVAQPVLVVRSRPRRACRNIVVATDFSNAAFGALLTAAAFFPASPLSRFHAYEHPHVAVGHDVAIARQFRAMAEEDSEAFLRRFRAGAVSVPPLQTWIEHGNPAALLEELVHARGIDLVVLGARGRHPIAEMVIGGTASSILRELPCDALVVPAVPALVSERAD; translated from the coding sequence ATGGTTGCGCAACCCGTGCTGGTCGTGCGCAGCCGCCCACGCCGCGCCTGCCGCAACATCGTCGTCGCCACCGACTTCTCGAACGCCGCTTTCGGGGCGCTGTTGACCGCCGCGGCGTTCTTCCCGGCAAGCCCGCTGAGCCGTTTCCACGCATACGAGCACCCGCACGTCGCAGTGGGCCACGACGTCGCCATCGCGCGCCAGTTTCGCGCCATGGCCGAAGAGGACAGCGAGGCTTTCCTCCGGCGCTTCAGGGCCGGCGCGGTTTCGGTACCGCCGCTTCAGACGTGGATCGAGCACGGCAATCCTGCCGCGCTCCTCGAGGAGCTGGTCCATGCGCGCGGCATCGATCTCGTGGTTCTCGGCGCACGCGGCAGGCATCCGATCGCCGAGATGGTGATCGGCGGCACCGCGAGCAGCATCCTGCGCGAGCTGCCGTGCGACGCGCTCGTGGTGCCGGCCGTGCCCGCGCTGGTCTCCGAGCGAGCCGACTGA
- a CDS encoding multicopper oxidase domain-containing protein, which yields MIRVLVGLVTLLGIAFGAHAELRRFELTIEEVDLQVAPNLVAKVWAFNGQVPGPLIHLKEGDQVEAVVQNNTTMSHTVHWHGVYQTNSWRSDGVPDVTQKAIEPGDSYTYRFIADKPGSLWYHCHVNVAEHIALRGMWGPLVIDPKTPTALEKQVTKDAVLMFSSWNSAVAGEYGKGGLPGEVMDYFSINGKSFPDNQPLRVKKGDVLRLRIFAPTMPVAFHLHGHDALLTHKDGLPLANPHPIDVLAMQPGERYDLIVRMNNPGIWMTHDHIEHHTTNAGKDHGGAMLVVEYEGVKPDDWYMWKNVAYDPDFYMSESLKKPHGIHDNPAFKGFDPAKPPPRKPSAMKHKH from the coding sequence ATGATCCGTGTATTGGTCGGACTGGTCACTCTGCTGGGCATCGCATTCGGCGCGCACGCCGAGCTGCGTCGATTCGAATTGACGATCGAGGAGGTCGACCTGCAAGTCGCGCCCAATCTCGTCGCCAAGGTGTGGGCCTTCAACGGCCAGGTGCCGGGCCCGCTCATCCATCTGAAAGAGGGCGACCAGGTCGAAGCGGTCGTGCAGAACAACACGACCATGAGCCACACCGTGCATTGGCACGGCGTATACCAGACGAACAGCTGGCGGTCCGACGGCGTGCCCGACGTGACCCAGAAGGCGATCGAGCCGGGCGACAGTTATACCTACCGTTTCATTGCCGACAAGCCGGGCAGCCTCTGGTACCACTGCCACGTCAACGTGGCGGAGCACATCGCGCTGCGCGGCATGTGGGGCCCGCTCGTCATCGATCCGAAGACGCCGACCGCGCTGGAGAAGCAGGTCACGAAAGACGCGGTGCTGATGTTCTCGAGCTGGAATTCCGCGGTGGCAGGGGAGTATGGAAAAGGCGGCCTGCCGGGTGAAGTCATGGACTACTTCTCGATCAACGGCAAATCGTTCCCCGACAACCAGCCGCTGCGGGTGAAAAAAGGCGACGTGCTGCGCCTGAGGATCTTTGCGCCCACGATGCCGGTGGCCTTCCATCTGCACGGGCACGACGCGCTGCTCACGCACAAGGACGGGCTGCCGCTCGCCAATCCGCACCCGATCGACGTGCTCGCGATGCAGCCGGGTGAGCGTTACGACCTCATCGTCAGGATGAACAACCCGGGCATCTGGATGACGCACGATCATATCGAGCATCACACGACCAATGCCGGCAAGGATCACGGCGGGGCGATGCTGGTCGTGGAATACGAAGGTGTGAAACCGGACGACTGGTACATGTGGAAGAACGTCGCGTACGACCCGGATTTCTACATGAGCGAATCGCTGAAAAAACCGCACGGTATCCACGACAACCCGGCGTTCAAGGGTTTCGACCCGGCTAAACCGCCGCCGCGGAAGCCGAGCGCCATGAAGCATAAACATTGA
- a CDS encoding cytochrome c — MTRLLLITAFAGLSVVAHAADDARGKELYTVYCTQCHGTQGDGKGVNAAFMSVQPRDHTDTKEMSARTDEELIKVIQQGGKAINKSVLMPAWGGNLKDDDIRALVAHLRVLCCSK; from the coding sequence ATGACAAGACTCCTGCTCATCACGGCATTCGCCGGTCTGAGTGTCGTCGCACATGCGGCGGACGACGCGCGGGGGAAGGAGCTCTACACCGTCTACTGCACGCAATGTCACGGAACGCAGGGCGACGGAAAAGGCGTGAATGCCGCCTTCATGTCGGTGCAGCCGCGAGATCACACCGATACCAAGGAGATGTCGGCGCGCACCGACGAGGAATTGATCAAGGTCATTCAGCAGGGCGGCAAAGCGATCAACAAGTCGGTGCTGATGCCCGCCTGGGGCGGCAACCTCAAAGACGACGATATCCGCGCATTGGTCGCGCACCTGCGCGTCCTATGCTGCAGTAAATAA
- a CDS encoding multicopper oxidase domain-containing protein, translating to MTRLFPAALLLATVLGASTAVAATVKVDIPVRELDLVIDNAGNKHPMWTYGGTIPGPLVRVREGDVVDFTLINEKSNRQSHSMDFHAARADVLGEFATVKPGETQKFTFKAEYPGVFIYHCGADSMSEHISRGMYGVIIVDPKAGYTADYPKPDREYVLVHGDLFETGASAHDITDGKRWQGVLVNGKVFHYDPVHDSNASIALESRPGERVRIYFVNAMINESAAFHPIAGIWDRVWDNGNPKNVAYGMQTVHVPPAHGMVLDLVSPADRATNNALVDHRMKHAHKGGITVLMNHKDADPTKGHGDKLILRTSEKGAQ from the coding sequence ATGACTCGCCTGTTCCCTGCGGCGCTCCTGCTGGCGACGGTACTCGGCGCCTCGACCGCCGTTGCGGCCACGGTAAAGGTGGATATTCCGGTGCGCGAGCTCGACCTCGTCATCGACAACGCCGGCAACAAGCATCCGATGTGGACTTACGGCGGCACGATCCCGGGTCCTCTCGTTCGCGTGCGCGAAGGCGACGTCGTCGACTTCACGCTCATCAACGAAAAATCGAACCGCCAGAGCCACTCGATGGATTTTCACGCGGCGCGTGCAGACGTGCTCGGCGAATTCGCTACGGTCAAACCGGGAGAGACCCAGAAATTCACGTTCAAGGCGGAATACCCGGGCGTCTTCATCTATCACTGTGGCGCCGACTCCATGTCGGAGCACATATCGCGAGGCATGTACGGGGTCATCATCGTCGATCCGAAAGCAGGCTACACCGCGGATTACCCGAAGCCCGATCGCGAGTACGTGCTCGTCCACGGCGACCTGTTCGAGACCGGCGCCTCGGCGCACGACATCACGGACGGCAAGCGCTGGCAGGGCGTGCTGGTGAACGGAAAGGTATTTCACTACGACCCGGTGCACGACAGCAACGCGAGCATCGCGCTCGAATCCCGGCCCGGAGAACGGGTGCGGATCTACTTCGTGAACGCGATGATCAACGAATCGGCCGCGTTCCATCCCATCGCGGGGATCTGGGACCGGGTCTGGGACAACGGCAATCCCAAGAACGTCGCCTACGGCATGCAGACGGTCCACGTGCCGCCGGCGCACGGGATGGTTCTCGACCTGGTCAGTCCCGCCGATCGCGCCACCAACAACGCGCTGGTCGATCACCGCATGAAGCACGCCCACAAGGGAGGAATCACCGTGCTCATGAACCACAAGGACGCGGATCCGACCAAGGGGCACGGCGACAAGCTGATCCTTCGTACGTCGGAGAAGGGGGCGCAATGA
- the norR gene encoding nitric oxide reductase transcriptional regulator NorR, producing MNLAGVVGDLSKVLQPEVRYTRLLDAFRRSFPCDAIALLELDGELLVPRAVEGLSSDTLGRRFVIKEHPRLAQILHSRQPIRFPSDSALPDPYDGLVDNVHEHLAVHDCMGAALYVDGRPWGAVTLDALTPSTFDEIELDVFRAFVALAAATVRAADWIQHLEARLERHHRIQQSSSHDSERDEVIGRSEPVRCMTREAETVAPSDLPVLILGETGVGKELVARLIHRHSARAAEPMVHVNCAALPESIAESELFGHVRGAFSGATEDRAGKFELAHEGTLFLDEVGELPAVVQAKLLRALQNGEIQRIGSDRQHRVDVRVIAATNRDLKQEVAAGRFRIDLYHRLSVYPLTVPPLRDRGEDVLLLAGYFIERNQRRLGLRGAHLSRAAREWLVAYDWPGNVRELEHTLSRAMIRALSTAGSRDRVIELTSRHLDADGRVAPPRTTVAEPADVADSLSLTEALDLYRRTLIEERLRAHGGNRAAAARSLHIDRGNFHRLLKKLGLDEPGTRR from the coding sequence GTGAACCTCGCCGGCGTCGTGGGCGATCTGTCGAAAGTGTTGCAACCGGAGGTGCGTTACACACGGCTGCTCGACGCGTTTCGCCGGAGCTTTCCGTGCGACGCGATCGCCCTGCTGGAGCTGGACGGCGAGCTGCTCGTGCCGCGTGCGGTGGAAGGTCTGAGCAGCGATACGCTCGGCCGGAGGTTCGTGATCAAGGAGCATCCGCGGCTTGCGCAAATCCTCCATAGCCGCCAGCCGATACGATTCCCGTCCGACTCCGCGTTACCCGATCCGTACGACGGGCTCGTCGACAACGTGCACGAGCACCTGGCGGTTCACGACTGCATGGGAGCCGCGCTTTACGTGGATGGGCGGCCGTGGGGCGCGGTGACGCTGGACGCGCTGACGCCGTCGACGTTCGACGAAATCGAGCTGGACGTCTTTCGCGCTTTTGTCGCCCTGGCCGCAGCGACCGTTCGCGCCGCCGACTGGATACAGCACCTGGAAGCGCGGCTCGAGCGGCACCACCGCATACAGCAATCGAGCTCGCACGACAGCGAGCGGGACGAGGTGATCGGAAGGAGCGAACCCGTCCGATGCATGACGCGCGAGGCCGAAACGGTAGCGCCCTCCGACCTGCCCGTGCTCATCCTCGGCGAGACCGGCGTCGGCAAGGAGCTCGTGGCGCGTCTGATTCATCGCCATTCCGCGCGTGCCGCCGAGCCGATGGTGCACGTGAACTGCGCCGCATTACCCGAGTCGATCGCGGAGAGCGAGCTCTTCGGCCACGTGCGCGGGGCGTTCTCCGGTGCAACCGAAGATCGCGCGGGGAAATTCGAGCTCGCACACGAAGGCACCCTGTTCCTCGACGAGGTCGGCGAGCTGCCGGCGGTGGTCCAGGCCAAGCTGTTGCGCGCGCTTCAAAACGGCGAGATCCAGCGCATCGGCAGCGATCGTCAGCACCGTGTCGACGTGCGCGTGATCGCGGCGACGAACCGCGATCTGAAGCAGGAAGTGGCGGCCGGCCGGTTCCGGATCGATCTCTACCACCGTCTGAGCGTTTATCCGCTGACGGTCCCGCCGCTGCGCGATCGAGGCGAGGACGTGCTCCTGCTCGCGGGTTATTTCATCGAGAGAAATCAGCGCCGGCTCGGTCTGCGCGGCGCTCATCTGAGCCGTGCCGCACGCGAGTGGCTCGTCGCCTACGATTGGCCCGGCAACGTGAGAGAGCTCGAACATACGCTCTCGCGCGCGATGATCCGGGCGCTCAGCACGGCCGGCTCGCGCGATCGTGTCATCGAATTGACGAGCCGGCACCTCGATGCGGACGGCCGCGTGGCGCCGCCGCGAACGACGGTGGCGGAGCCCGCCGATGTCGCCGACTCACTCTCGCTGACCGAAGCCCTCGACCTCTACCGTCGCACGCTGATCGAGGAGCGCCTGCGCGCCCATGGCGGCAATCGCGCGGCCGCG